A single region of the Tachyglossus aculeatus isolate mTacAcu1 chromosome X1, mTacAcu1.pri, whole genome shotgun sequence genome encodes:
- the FEM1A gene encoding protein fem-1 homolog A, producing the protein MDLRTAVYNAARDGKLQLLQKLLSGRSREEMENLTGESSGGPGGTPLLIAARYGHRGVVEYLVDHCRVDVEAGGSVHFDGETIEGAPPLWAASAAGHLDVVQSLLRRGASVNCTTRTNSTPLRAACFDGHLDVVRYLVGEHQADLEVANRHGHTCLMISCYKGHREIARYLLEQGAQVNRRSAKGNTALHDCAESGSLEILQLLLGCNARMERDGYGMTPLLAASVTGHTNIVEYLIQEPPEAGESPGPEEPREAAEPEPAEPYEKCCPTSREAAVEALELLGATFVDKKRDLLGALKYWRQAMDLRHQGGAYLPKPEPQQLVLAYDYSTEVTTAKELEALITDPDEMRMQALLIRERILGPSHPDTSYYIRYRGAVYADAGNFERCIHLWKYALDMQQSHLEPLSPMTASSFLSFAELFSYVLQEHATKESLSPQIGFPELMGVLGKGVREIERALRQPKGPGDCLQFTKALAIILHLIFLMQKVDCDAEQEHLKRQTIYRLLKCSPRGQNGFTPLHMAADKDTTTVGRYPVGKFPSIHVVNVLLQCGADPDSRDFDNNTPLHVAALNNCPIIMAALIEAGAHLDATNAFKKTAYELLDEKLLKSTMQPFNYITLRCLAARALDKHKIPYKGFIPEELEAFIEMH; encoded by the coding sequence ATGGATCTCCGGACGGCCGTGTACAACGCGGCCCGGGACGGGAAGCTCCAGCTGCTGCAGAAGCTGCTGAGCGGCCGGAgccgggaggagatggagaacctGACGGGGGAGAGCTCGGGCGGCCCCGGGGGGACCCCGCTCCTCATCGCCGCCCGCTACGGCCACCGGGGCGTGGTGGAGTACCTCGTCGACCACTGCCGGGTCGACGTGGAGGCCGGCGGCTCGGTCCACTTCGACGGCGAGACCATCGAGGGGGCCCCGCCGCTGTGGGCCGCCTCGGCCGCCGGCCACCTGGACGTGGTGCAGAGCCTCCTCCGCCGGGGCGCCTCGGTCAACTGCACCACCCGCACCAACTCCACCCCGCTGCGGGCCGCCTGCTTTGACGGCCACCTGGATGTGGTGCGCTACTTGGTGGGCGAGCACCAGGCCGACCTGGAGGTGGCCAACCGACACGGCCACACCTGCCTGATGATCTCGTGCTACAAGGGCCACCGGGAGATCGCCCGCTACCTGTTGGAGCAGGGGGCCCAGGTGAACCGCCGCAGCGCCAAGGGCAACACCGCCCTGCACGACTGCGCCGAGTCGGGCAGCCTGGAGATCCTGCAGCTCCTGCTGGGCTGCAACGCCCGCATGGAGCGGGACGGCTACGGCATGACGCCGCTGCTGGCGGCCAGCGTGACGGGCCACACCAACATCGTGGAGTATCTGATCCAGGAGCCCCCAGAAGCGGGCGAGTCGCCAGGCCCGGAAGAGCCCCGGGAGGCGGCCGAGCCCGAGCCGGCCGAGCCCTACGAGAAGTGCTGCCCCACCAGCCGGGAGGCGGCCGTCGAAGCCCTGGAGCTGCTCGGCGCCACCTTCGTGGACAAGAAGCGGGACCTGCTGGGCGCCCTCAAGTACTGGAGGCAGGCCATGGACCTGCGCCACCAGGGGGGCGCCTACCTGCCCAAGCCCGAGCCCCAGCAGCTGGTCCTGGCCTACGACTACTCCACCGAGGTGACCACGGCCAAAGAGCTGGAGGCCCTGATCACCGACCCGGACGAGATGCGCATGCAGGCCCTCCTGATCCGCGAGCGCATCCTGGGGCCCTCCCACCCAGACACCTCCTACTACATCCGCTACCGCGGGGCCGTGTATGCCGACGCGGGCAACTTCGAGCGCTGCATCCACCTGTGGAAGTACGCCCTGGACATGCAGCAGAGCCACCTGGAGCCCCTGAGCCCCATGACCGCCAGCAGCTTCCTCTCCTTCGCCGAGCTCTTCTCCTACGTGCTCCAGGAACATGCCACCAAGGAGAGCTTGAGCCCGCAGATCGGCTTCCCCGAGCTGATGGGGGTGCTTGGGAAAGGGGTGCGCGAGATCGAGCGGGCCCTGCGGCAGCCCAAGGGCCCCGGGGACTGCCTGCAGTTCACCAAGGCCCTGGCCATCATCCTTCACCTCATCTTCCTCATGCAGAAGGTGGACTGCGACGCCGAGCAAGAGCACCTCAAGCGCCAGACCATCTACCGCTTGCTCAAGTGCAGCCCCCGGGGGCAGAACGGCTTCACGCCCTTGCACATGGCCGCCGACAAGGACACCACGACGGTGGGGCGCTACCCCGTGGGCAAGTTCCCCTCCATCCACGTGGTGAACGTGCTGCTGCAGTGCGGGGCCGACCCCGACAGCCGGGACTTCGACAACAACACCCCGCTGCACGTGGCTGCCCTGAACAACTGCCCCATCATCATGGCTGCCCTCATCGAGGCCGGGGCCCACCTGGATGCCACCAACGCCTTCAAGAAAACCGCCTACGAGCTGCTGGACGAGAAGCTGCTCAAAAGCACCATGCAGCCCTTCAACTACATCACCCTCCGGTGCCTTGCTGCCCGAGCCCTGGACAAGCACAAGATCCCCTACAAGGGCTTTATCCCTGAGGAGCTGGAGGCGTTCATTGAGATGCACTAG